CAGGAAAGGACAGGTCCGGTGACGGCCCGTCGGAGTTGCTGGTCGGGGTCGCCCGCGCTTGCCCCCACTGCGGCCAGGAGTGCCAGGTGACCTCCGGCCGACTCACCCCACAACCCGAGACGGGTGACGTCCACTCCGAGGTCCTCGGCCCGCGACTGCAGATAGGTGATAGCGGCCAGGACGTCGACCAGCGGCGCTGGCCAGTGGGCCTCGGAGGAGAGTCGGTAGTCGACGCTGACGACGGCGATCCCGGCGTCTAGAAGGGCGGCGAAGAGGTCACCGGCCTGGACATCACCCGCCCAGCGACGATCTCCCGCTCTCCACCCGCCGCCGTGCAGGAACACGACGACGGGCGGGCAGACGTCGTCCGCCGGGAGGTACAGGTCTAGTTCAAGCCCCCGGATCCCCGGTGGTGTGGCGTAGACGACACCGGACACCACTCGAC
The sequence above is drawn from the Kineococcus rhizosphaerae genome and encodes:
- a CDS encoding alpha/beta hydrolase, which codes for MSGVVYATPPGIRGLELDLYLPADDVCPPVVVFLHGGGWRAGDRRWAGDVQAGDLFAALLDAGIAVVSVDYRLSSEAHWPAPLVDVLAAITYLQSRAEDLGVDVTRLGLWGESAGGHLALLAAVGASAGDPDQQLRRAVTGPVLSWYAPTDLTTCAGDLGHPVTDADSRESQLLGHPVTERVERVREASPALQVSAPFVEGRPFLLLHGADDSFVAPRQSQRMRDALHSAGAQVDLRLLHGAGHVWTGSDTARQEAFEATTTFFSRWLLHPADGDTTTCDR